The window AATGGCACTGGATCAAAGGCCATGCGGGCCATCCGGAAAACGAGCGCGCGGATGAACTGGCGCGCCTCGCTATGGCGCCGTTCAAGTCGGGGCGTTCGTCTTCCGGATCGAACGCCGACTTAGATTGACTCGCCAAGCCTGGAGCAGAGATTTTCCGCGCTCGATTTTTCCGCGATCGGGGGAGAGTCCTCGACGTTCAAGACTTTCACGACGCCATCGTCGACCAGCATGGCGTAACGCTTCGAGCGAAGACCAAGTCCAAACTCAGAAAGATCGAGGTCAAGACCAACGGCCTTAGCGAATACGCCTGAGCCATCCGCGAGCATTTCGATTTTGCCGGTCGCGTCCGTGTCTTTGGCCCAGTTCGTCAGCACGAAGATGTCGTTCACAGCCGTGCAGACAACGCCATCGATGCCCCGAGCTTTGAACTCTTCAATTCGGTTCACGAACCCCGGCATGTGAGTTTTCGTGCAGGTCGGCGTGTAGGCGCCGGGTACCGCGAAAAGAGCGATCTTACGCCCGGAAAAGACGTCTTTAGACGATTTTTTCGTAGGGCCGTCGGCCCCCATAACAGTGAAGTCCACGTCGGGAATGCGGTCACCAACTTTAATAGTCATCGAGCGTTCCTCATTTCGTATCGAGTTTGATCGTCGTTTCTGACTGGCCTTTGCTATCGACCATTGTAACTGTCAGGGGGTTGCCGTTCAGCGCATCCAGGTCAACGCCATCCGAGAGATCGACGTTGAATTCGACGTTCGCGCCGTTTGCATCTTTTGCATCCGTGCGCTGCGGCAGCGGAAGATAAGCACCGCCGGGAGCGGCGACAAATACGTCTACATCTTTCGTGGATGCGCTTGCGACTGTCAGCACGAGTTTCGGTTTACCGCTCGCCTTATCCAGGCGCCACGTTTCGAGCGCGGGATCGACGCCTGCCCGCGGCTTGCCTACGGGAACCTTGGCCAGAGCTTCGTCAAGGTCGGGGGAATTTCCGAGGGCATTGGGAATTTCCAATTCCAGTTTTGCTTCCGCTGGAATGCAGATGTCCTTGCAGACTCCGTAGTCGATCCGGCTTTTAACGACGATCGGCTTTGTTTCATCTTTTGCCGTCAACCGGACGGGAAACAGCACGCGGTTCTTGTAGCCGACGGAATCGCCTGCCTTGTCCGTCGAGCGATGCGGAGCTGGGTAAAGCACCTCTGCCGACGCCAGGTTTTCCGAACCGCTCCAGTCGAACTCTGGAGGCACGCCGCCTGCGTCGCCCGGAACGCGCCAATACGTCTTCCAGCCTTCCGGCATCGCAATTTCGATCCCGGCAAACGTGCCCTTCTGTTCGCCAGCGGGTGTCGCGTGCCCTGCCAAAAGCCGGGCCTTGTTGTTGAAGCCCTCGACCCAATCGGTCGCCAATGGAGTGGCGGTTTCGCATAGCGCTGCCGTCGAACCGCAAACGAGGAAAAGACAAACCAGGGCTTTCACGCGTTAAGTTCTCCTAGGATTCTGCATTCCATCTTCGGCAATTTGGGTGCCGACTTTGGCTAAGCATGCAAGACTGCGGCGGCTCCGCCGGGTTAGGGCAACCTATTACATCGGACGGCGTTTTCGCCATTGCAACACCTTCACGGCGCGACCACAACAGACTAGGCTACCTCTATGAAGGCAACTCGAACGCGGAGCCGTTCCGCCCGCTCCGCCATCAAGCTTGAAGGGCAGCTTCTCATAGCGATGCCCGCCATGTCAGATCGCAGGTTTCAGCGGTCTGTAATCTACATGTGCGCGCACTCGGCTGAGGGCGCCATGGGGCTTATCATAAACCAGCGGGCAGAGCACATCTCGGCGCCTGATCTCTTGGAACGGCTCGGAATCTCGGCGCGGAACCGGGACGATGAAATTACGAGCGAAGCGCTCGAGCTTTCAATCCAGGTTGGCGGACCCGTGGAAACCGGCCGCGGATTTGTTCTGCACAGTGCCGATTATTTCTCCGAGGACTCGACGCTGACGATCGAGAAAGACGTTTGCTTAACGGCGACGATCGACATCCTCAAAGCGATCGCGCAGGGGAACGGACCGGCACGGGCTCTGCTTGCGCTCGGATATGCGGGCTGGTCTCCCGGGCAGCTCGAAACGGAAATCCAATCCAACGGCTGGCTCCATTGTCCAGCAGACCCGGATCTGATTTTCGACGAAGATCTCGACAACAAGTATTCGCGCGCGCTGGCGAAGATCGGCATCGATCTTTCGCATCTCGTTAGCGACGCGGGGCACGCTTAGCCCCCGTTCGCCGCGGAGATCTTAAATCCCACAATCGCTGGATTTGCCGACGCGTTTATTTCGACGCGGTCTTTGGCTCGATCACCGGCTTTTCGGTGGCGTCTGTTGCGGGCGCGATGTTTCCAGCCAATCTCGCCAAGCTTTTCGCGATTGAAGGCGGCAGCGTCGAATAGTCGGGCTGGGGCGGCGGCGGTGCTGCACTCTGAGTTGGCGCAGGAGCCGGTGCTGGCGGCCGCATTGGCTGCGGTGCAGACACTGACGTCGGCGGGGCAGCGCTTGGGATCGGCGGTGGCGCGCTGACTGCTCCGGGCGGTGGAACGCTCACAGGGAACGGCGACGTCTCGTTGCGCCGCTGCGTGTTCGGCGCAGATGCTGTGCGGACGCTGACGGGATCAGGACCGCCGGAGGTCGCGCGGGCGAGCGCATCCGACAGCGGCGTCGCGACACCGTTCGGGCGCGGCGGCGGCACGGCGTTTGGTCCGCGTCCGGCCTCCATCGGCCTTTGCGGCGCTGGCGATGGTTTCCCTGCGGCGCCGTTCGTATGTTGGCGTGGCGGAGGCGGTGGTGGCGGCGCGCCGGTGCGTGCAGCCGGGCGGCCCGACGTTACGCCTTCGCGCAACAGCGCTTCGACCGGCTTCGAGAGATCTTTTGAAATATCCGTCGGCGGCGGAAGTGCTCCGTTCATCGGCGGCTTCTTTGGTTCCGCCTTATGCCGTTGGCGCACGACAGAACCTGCGGGAAGAGCTGCTGGCTTTGCCCGTGAGGCTGGCGGCGCGGTGACGACCTTCTGCTCCGCTCCACCGTTTGCTGGCTTCCCTTGAGTGGTGACCGCTGCCGGACGTTGCTCCTTTGCAGCGCCCTTCTTTGCAGCCGACTTGAATCGCGGACGGAAGAAGCCGCGCGGCTGCATCTTTCGTTCCGAACGCTTCACCATCTTCAGAAGCTGCAGAACCTCGCGCTCGGGGATCGGCTCGCCGAAATAGTAGCCTTGCGCGTATTCGCAGCCGATGGAGCGAAGGAACGTCGCCTCGTCGGCGCGTTGGACGCCTTCGGCCACCGTGGTTTTCGACAGCTCATGCGAGAGCGCCACCATCGATCGCATGACCGCGGCACCCTCTGCCGTGCCGCTGCGACGGATGAGTTCAGGACAGATCTTGATCGTGTCGAAGGGGAAGCGGTTGAGATAGGCGAGCGAGGAATAGCCGGTGCCGAATTCATCAAGCGACAATTGTGCGCCGGAACCGCGAAGGACTTTCAAAACTTCGGCCGACTGCTCGGGATTTTCCATCACGAGGCTCTCGGCAATTTCAAGCCTTAGCGTGCCAGCGGGAACGGTATTGCGACCGAGGATATGGCGGATTTCCTGCACCGATTCCGGACGGAAAATCTGTGGGCATGAGATGTTGACCGTTACGAACAGCGGTCGCTCGATGCGGGGCAATTCCGTCAGCCAGCGAGCGGCGTCTTTCGCGGCGCGTAGGAGCACGTGGCAATTGATCTTCACCATCGACTCTGGGTCTTTCGCCGCGTCCAGGAGCGACGCGGGATTGACCAGTCCGAGCTTCGGATGCACCCAGCGCACGAGCGCTTCGAAGCCCGCGAGTTCTTTCGTCGGCAGATAAACGATGGGCTGATAAAGGACCTTGAGCTGCCCCTTCTCTATCGCCTTTGACAGTTCGATGTCGGACGGCTCTCCACGACCAATACGCATGGAGGGTTCAAAAATTTCGATGCGATCCGTGCCGACCTGCTTCGCGCGATACATCGCCAACTCGGCATCGCGCAGCAGATCGATATCGGTCGCTTCAGAACCATCCCAAAGCGCGGCGCCGATTGAGCCCGTCAACGTCACTTCTTGATTGGCCAACGGGATCGGCGCGCGCAAAGACCGGCGAATGCGTTCAGCAACCGCATGGAGATTGCGCGCCTCGCGTTCTCCGACGAACAGCATTGCGAATTGGTCTCCGCCGACACGCGCGACGGTATCGTGCGGACCAGTCTGGCGCTGCAAGCGCCGGGCAACGGTCAGCAACAGGCTGTCGCCACGCACAAGGCCGAACGACGAGTTGACGCTTTTGAACTTGTCGAGGTCGATGAAAATGACGGCCGGTTTGATGCCGCCTTCGGTTCTCGCGCGGGTGAGCGCAACGCGCAGGCGATCCTTGAACAGTTCGCGGTTCGGAAGCCCCGTCAGGCTACAGTTCACAGCGTCATGCAGCAGGCGCTCGTGAGCACGCTTCGTATCCGATACGTCGCGCAGGAGACCGACGCAGCGCAGTGTGCGTCCGTCCGAGTTCGGCACGCTGGCGGCTTCGAGTTCGAACCAGCGCCAGCTATTATCCGAGTGGCGCAAACGAAAATCGGTCTTGATCCTGACGCCTGAGCGTTCCTGCGCCGACATCAGCATCACGCGGAAGCGTTCTTTATCCGTTGGATGCACATGCTTCAGGAAGTCGTCGACCTTGGTCGATAGCTCGCCCGGCATCAGCGACAATGCCATTTCGACTTCAGAGCCGACCTTGATCTCGTCGCGGCGAATGTTCCATTCCCAGATCGCCGAACCCGAAGCTGCCAGAGCAAGCGATCGGCCCTGAAGTTCGGTCGGTGCGCCGGCGTAGCCCGCGTCGCTGGAGTGGAATGCAAACTGCGTCACGGTGAAACCCATCACCAGGACAACAAGCACGAGTCCAGCGATGAGGCTCGATACGACCATGTCTCCCGACATCCGGCCTGCGAGCGTCATCGCAGTTGCGAATATCCAGACCAATAGGAGTATCCATGTCGGCGTTAGTGAGAAGGCTCGGTTCTGTCCGCGGAATGCGAGGAACAGAATGAACAGGCTGCCGACGCCACCGATGCCAAGAAATGACAAGCGGGCGAAAGTTGCCGCAAGGCGCGGATCGATAACGGCGACGGCAATGAGCGTCAGCTGCGCGACGATCCAAACGCCGATCATCATGCGAACGATGCCGTGCCATTGGCCCAGGCGTAGGAACGTCGCCATGAAGATGACGAAGGTGCCCGCCATCGCGGCCTCGAGCGCCGCGCGATAAACAGCGTTGTCTTCCGGTCTGAGATTGAAGAGCTTGTGGAAGAAGCCGAAGTCCACACACAGATAGATCAGCACCGACCACGCGACGCTGGCGGCAGCGGGGAAGATGAGCTTGTGGTTGGCCGCGAAGATAACCGTCAGGAAGATCGCGAGAAGGCCCATCAATCCCAGCATGATGCCGTTAAAGAGCTGACGGTCGCGCGATTTGATTTCGTAATCGATCGGCTGCCAGAGATAGAGCCGCGAGAAATGCTCGCCCGCGAGTTCGGCCACGTAGGTGATCGTCTGGCCAGGCTCGAGCGTAATGCGGAAGATATCCGCCCGATCGCTCTTGATGCGTTCGGGAACGAAACCAACAGAGGGCGTCACGCTTTCGATGCGCCGCGCATCGAGATCCGGCCAGACGGTTCCGGAGCCGACAACGCTGTAACGATCTGCCGTCAGCAAACGCTCTAAAGATTTGTCAGACTTGTTCGTCAGCGCGAACACCATCCAGTTCGGGCTGGTGCCGGGCACCGACGCGCGGACCGTCATGCGGCCCGAGACGCCGTCCTGCGCGGCTGCCGTTTCGACCTGGAGACTATCGCCGCGGCCTTCGTAGGCTTCGCCAAGATTGGTAATCTCGAGCTTGTCCTGATCGGACTGCACGGATATTGGCGTCAGCGCCGACGCACTGGCCGCGCTTGCGAGCATCGCGATGAGGGTGACAATGAAGGCTGCTCCCCAGGCCTTCCAGTCTCCCCCGAATGTCCCCCCGGAACGCATCATCCGCCCCCGCCATCTCGGCGCGCTTGTGCGGCTGGCCTACCGGCGACGTGGGCATAAAGCAGATGGTCTTCCCAGCGGCCGTTAATCTTCAGGTAGTCGCGCGCCAACCCCTCGTTCTCGAACCCGCAGGATTCGAGAACGCGGATCGATGCTGCGTTCTTCAGCATCGTAGCGGCTTCGACGCGATGCAATCCGAGCTGGCCGAATGCGACGCGCAGGAAGGCAGTTACGGCGTCCTGCATGTGGCCGCGACCGGCATAAGGTGCGCCCATCCAATAGCCGAGTGATGCGGTTTGAGCGGAGCCGCGCCGGACGTTTGAAAGTGTCAAACCGCCAATGAGCGTGGCGCCGTTGAAAATGAAATACGGATAGGAGCTGTCTTCGCGAATGTCCTTCGCGTAAACGCGAAGCCGCCGACGAAACATGCTGCGAGACAAGTCATCAGGACCCCAGGTCGGTTCCCATGGCACAAGATGCGAACGGCTCAGGGCGCGCAGCTCGGCCCATTGCGCATAGTCTAACGCTTGCGGCTGTCGCAGCGTTACATCGCGGCCGCGAACCACCTCGAGATCTTCTTCCGGACGTGTTGTGCGCAGGAA is drawn from Hyphomicrobium methylovorum and contains these coding sequences:
- a CDS encoding peroxiredoxin, whose product is MTIKVGDRIPDVDFTVMGADGPTKKSSKDVFSGRKIALFAVPGAYTPTCTKTHMPGFVNRIEEFKARGIDGVVCTAVNDIFVLTNWAKDTDATGKIEMLADGSGVFAKAVGLDLDLSEFGLGLRSKRYAMLVDDGVVKVLNVEDSPPIAEKSSAENLCSRLGESI
- a CDS encoding protein-disulfide reductase DsbD domain-containing protein, with protein sequence MKALVCLFLVCGSTAALCETATPLATDWVEGFNNKARLLAGHATPAGEQKGTFAGIEIAMPEGWKTYWRVPGDAGGVPPEFDWSGSENLASAEVLYPAPHRSTDKAGDSVGYKNRVLFPVRLTAKDETKPIVVKSRIDYGVCKDICIPAEAKLELEIPNALGNSPDLDEALAKVPVGKPRAGVDPALETWRLDKASGKPKLVLTVASASTKDVDVFVAAPGGAYLPLPQRTDAKDANGANVEFNVDLSDGVDLDALNGNPLTVTMVDSKGQSETTIKLDTK
- a CDS encoding YqgE/AlgH family protein is translated as MKATRTRSRSARSAIKLEGQLLIAMPAMSDRRFQRSVIYMCAHSAEGAMGLIINQRAEHISAPDLLERLGISARNRDDEITSEALELSIQVGGPVETGRGFVLHSADYFSEDSTLTIEKDVCLTATIDILKAIAQGNGPARALLALGYAGWSPGQLETEIQSNGWLHCPADPDLIFDEDLDNKYSRALAKIGIDLSHLVSDAGHA
- a CDS encoding sensor domain-containing phosphodiesterase, with the protein product MMRSGGTFGGDWKAWGAAFIVTLIAMLASAASASALTPISVQSDQDKLEITNLGEAYEGRGDSLQVETAAAQDGVSGRMTVRASVPGTSPNWMVFALTNKSDKSLERLLTADRYSVVGSGTVWPDLDARRIESVTPSVGFVPERIKSDRADIFRITLEPGQTITYVAELAGEHFSRLYLWQPIDYEIKSRDRQLFNGIMLGLMGLLAIFLTVIFAANHKLIFPAAASVAWSVLIYLCVDFGFFHKLFNLRPEDNAVYRAALEAAMAGTFVIFMATFLRLGQWHGIVRMMIGVWIVAQLTLIAVAVIDPRLAATFARLSFLGIGGVGSLFILFLAFRGQNRAFSLTPTWILLLVWIFATAMTLAGRMSGDMVVSSLIAGLVLVVLVMGFTVTQFAFHSSDAGYAGAPTELQGRSLALAASGSAIWEWNIRRDEIKVGSEVEMALSLMPGELSTKVDDFLKHVHPTDKERFRVMLMSAQERSGVRIKTDFRLRHSDNSWRWFELEAASVPNSDGRTLRCVGLLRDVSDTKRAHERLLHDAVNCSLTGLPNRELFKDRLRVALTRARTEGGIKPAVIFIDLDKFKSVNSSFGLVRGDSLLLTVARRLQRQTGPHDTVARVGGDQFAMLFVGEREARNLHAVAERIRRSLRAPIPLANQEVTLTGSIGAALWDGSEATDIDLLRDAELAMYRAKQVGTDRIEIFEPSMRIGRGEPSDIELSKAIEKGQLKVLYQPIVYLPTKELAGFEALVRWVHPKLGLVNPASLLDAAKDPESMVKINCHVLLRAAKDAARWLTELPRIERPLFVTVNISCPQIFRPESVQEIRHILGRNTVPAGTLRLEIAESLVMENPEQSAEVLKVLRGSGAQLSLDEFGTGYSSLAYLNRFPFDTIKICPELIRRSGTAEGAAVMRSMVALSHELSKTTVAEGVQRADEATFLRSIGCEYAQGYYFGEPIPEREVLQLLKMVKRSERKMQPRGFFRPRFKSAAKKGAAKEQRPAAVTTQGKPANGGAEQKVVTAPPASRAKPAALPAGSVVRQRHKAEPKKPPMNGALPPPTDISKDLSKPVEALLREGVTSGRPAARTGAPPPPPPPRQHTNGAAGKPSPAPQRPMEAGRGPNAVPPPRPNGVATPLSDALARATSGGPDPVSVRTASAPNTQRRNETSPFPVSVPPPGAVSAPPPIPSAAPPTSVSAPQPMRPPAPAPAPTQSAAPPPPQPDYSTLPPSIAKSLARLAGNIAPATDATEKPVIEPKTASK
- a CDS encoding GNAT family N-acetyltransferase, translating into MAFLRTTRPEEDLEVVRGRDVTLRQPQALDYAQWAELRALSRSHLVPWEPTWGPDDLSRSMFRRRLRVYAKDIREDSSYPYFIFNGATLIGGLTLSNVRRGSAQTASLGYWMGAPYAGRGHMQDAVTAFLRVAFGQLGLHRVEAATMLKNAASIRVLESCGFENEGLARDYLKINGRWEDHLLYAHVAGRPAAQARRDGGGG